AACATTGCTTTATATCCTGATTATACAAGAATTTATCCCTTTAGACATATCACAAGCAATATTACCGGTTTTGTAGGAACAGATAATCTTGGCCTTGAAGGCATTGAATTTTCTCTAAATAGCATATTAGCAAAAGATAAAACAAAACAACAATTTTTAAATCAAGAGTTAGAAACAAACAACATCTACTTAACAATAGACATGGATATACAACAAGGTGTTAGCAAAATAGCTAAAAAATACTTTAAAGAAAATAATCCTGAAAGTTTAATTACTTTAGTAATGAACTCCCAAAATGGAGAAATATTGTCCATGGTTCAATTTCCCCAATATGATGCAAACTTTTATTCTGAATATCCTGAAGAAATACGAAAAAACCTTTCTTCATCTCTAACCTATGAGCCTGGAAGCATTAATAAAATTTTTACAGTTGCAATAATATTAGAAAGTGGAAAATTAAGTTTAGAAGAAAAATTTTTAGACAATGGAATATATCAAAAACAATTCCCATCAGGAGAAAAAATTACAATCAAAACATTAAATCCTCCCTATAAATATATCGACTCTACAGAGATTTTAATTTATTCATCAAATGTTGGAATAGCTTACATTACTGAAAAAGTTAGCAATGAATATTTTTACAAAAAACTTTTAGATTTTGGATTTGGGGAAAAAGTTGGATTTCCATTTCCCGGAGAAACAAAAGGACTGTTAAATCATTATTCAAAATGGTCAGGACGAAGTAAAGCTACAATTGGATTTGGACAAGAAATAGGAGTGTCAGCGGTTCAAATATTACAAGCTGCAAGCACACTAGGCAATAATGGAATAATGTTAAAACCTAGAATAATAAAAAAAATAAGCAACGATAAAGGAGAAAATATTAAAGAATTTGACAAAGAAGAAATAAGAAAAGTAATATCCAAAAGTTCAGCACAAAAAGTTTTAAAAATGATGAAAGAAGTTGTAAACAAAGGTGGAATTCCAAATCTTAAAATTAAAAATCTTGACATTTCTGCAAAAAGCGGAACATCCCAAGCTATTGACAAAAAAACAGGCAAATACTCAGAAGAAGACTATACATCCTCTATATTGGCAATATACCCCACAGAGCAACCAAAATATATTATTTATATTGTATACAGATATCCCAAAAAAATAATATACGGAACAAGAATAGCAGCCCCAATGGCAAAAGAAATAATAGAATTTATTGAGCACCAACAAAATACAATCGCATATAAAAAAATTAAAATGCCATCAAAAATCAAAATACCCAAAACTAACACTAATTATAAAAACAAAACATACTTGCCAAATTTTATCAACCTTTCCAAAAGAGAAGCAATAGACATACTAAAATATTATAAAAATACTATGAAAATAAAAATACACGGCGAAGGTTTTGTTTACAAGCAAAGCATATCCCCCAATACAAAATTGGAAGACATAGCAGAGCTTGAACTGTATTTGAAATAATTGGGGTTAATTAAATAAATAAATTTTTAATTTCATTTTTATAAAAATTTAAAATATAGCTTCGCTTAATGTCCATTTTAATCGACATTTCTTTACCAACTTCAAATGGTTTTTCTAAAAGAGCAAACTTCAATATCTGCTCAAAAGGCTTAAATCCATTAGCTTTATTAATTAATTTTTTTATTTCATCATTTATGGCCTTAAGAACAATATTATTTGCAATAATTTGATGTCTATTATTAGCATCAAAAATTTTTTGCCCAATACTTTCTAAATATTTATTTATTTCTTCAAAATTTGGAAGAATAAGAGCGCCTAAGAATTTTTGATCTTGCCCTACAACAACCGCCTTTTCTATTAATACTGATTCTTCAAGCTTAACCTCAATTGGAGCAGGCTCAACATTCTCTCCATTATTCAAAACAATTGTATCTTTTTCTCGACCAATAATTTGAACAACATTATCCTTAGATAATTTTGCAATGTCACCCGTGTTTAAAAACCCATCAGAACCAATAATCCTACAAGTTGCTTCTTTATCCTTGTAATATCCAAGCATTACCTGAGGCCCTTTTACAAACAAAATTCCCTTCCCAGGCTTTTTAAGTCTATTTCCATCAGCATCTCTGATCTCAGCAACAGTACCAGGTAAAATTTTACCACAAGTTCCAATAATCACTTTTTTATGCTTATTAGAAGCCACTCCAGGTGAAGTTTCTGTCAATCCATAAGCATTGGCAAGTTCAATGCCAATTGAATTAAAAAATCTAGCAGCAGACACCGGCATACTCCCACCACCAGTAATTCCAACAACAAAATTATTGCCCAAAATCTTATTTATTTTATTAAAAATTAAAGTATTCCCCAAAATCTTAAAAGGGAATAAGCAGATTAATCCAAATATTCCTAAAATTTTCTTTATAGGAAAAAATAAACTAAACCCATTGTCCGGATAAAGCCCCATTGCTGCCCTATAGCAAATATCACTAAGAAATGCCGATTTTACAAAAAAATGAAAAATCATTCTAGAAATAAACGGCTTCTTAGAAACTTCTTTGTAAATATTTTGTCTTATTGCAATCCAAAGCCTAGGAACAGCCGCAATATAATGAGGATTAATATTTTTAATATCATCAAGCATTGCCCTTGGAACAATGGTAGAAAACAAACAAGTCATACCCTTAAGAAAAATATTGTAAGAAAAAGATCTTTGAAAGGAATGCCAAATTGGTAAAATACACATAAATACTTGTCCCACTTGCGTATCAACCATTAAACTAAAACTAGAAACCTGATAAAGTAAGTTAGCATGGCTGAGCATTACCCCCTTTGGATGACCTGTTGTTCCAGAAGTATATATTATTGTTGCCATATCATTAGAATCAACTTTACCCGCAATCTCAATAATTTCTGAATCTTTTCTTAAGTTGTCTCCAAATGAAATACAATCGCTATAAGTATAAATTTCAAAATCACTATATCTTAATTTATCTTCTTGGTTTAAATTTTCAATAATAATAAATATTGGCTTTACTGTAAATTTAATTTGAACAAACATATCAAGAAGATTTAAATTTTCTAAAATAACCACACTTGGAAGAACGGAATTAAAAATAATCTCAGCTTCAAAAAGAGTGACATCAGAGCCCTTTGGGATATCAACGGCACCCAATGATAAAATTGCAAAATCTATCACGGTCCACTCAGCCCTATTCTCAGAGCAAATAAATATTTTATCTTGATGCTTAACATTGATTGACTTTAAAAAGGAAGCAAGCTTTAAAACATTGTTTTTTAAGTCGCCATAAGTAACATGAGCATATCCATTGCAAACTTTATATATTTGAGCAATTTTATCTTTTTGTTGATCAGCCACCTCAAAGAATGCCTTTGCTATTGACATACAATCCCCCTTTTAACAAAGTTAACATGGTTTATTATACCATTATTAAACATAAATTCATAAAGATTATTTATAAAGCCTCCTACTGCAACAAACACACAGAAAGCCAATGAAAATAAAAACCTAAAAAATTAAAACAAAATTTTTAAAAAAATATTTAATAAAAAAAATAATTGAAAATCTAAAAGTAAATTTTAATTTTAATATTTAAACAAGTAATATTTTTTAAAAAACCTAAAACATCAAATATTGTACAATTATTTTCACAAATATAAAAACAGTGTTTAGGACCTATTTTATTACCTTTAAAATAATCAGTCACTTTTTCTAAAAAATCTCCTTATTTTTTCTTCAGAAATACAAAAAATACAATTTTTACAGTCTTTAAAACCATATTTATCTGATTTTAATTGAATTTTATAAATAAGCTTGTAAAATACATTACCCCCAGCCTTAATAAAAGAATAAAAAGAAAAAATCTTTGTAACTATTAAATAACATGATAAAATTTATTTTGTAATAAATATTTATCCTTGTTTATCATTCAAAACAAAATGCCCACAGACCCAACCCATCAACATAAATCTGATCATTAATTTTTCAAAACAAAAAAATTAATCCCTTCTGTGGGGTAAGAACGATCCAAATCATCTACAATATCCTTTAATCGATTAACAATAGATTGATTGGATGTATAAATAATCAAAATAAAATTTTCCTCAGGCCAAACGCCATCACCATGCTTTTCTCCCTTTTTGCCTTTTCCATAAACATTTCCTATCTTAGAATAATATATAGGTTCTCCTAACTCTTGTTCTATTTTTTCTATACATTCAAAAACATCAAGCTCTAAAGACAAATTAGAAACTATTTCAATCCTATACTCATAAAATTTAGTCATATCACTCCCTATCTTCTTCAAATAAATTATTATAACCACTTTTAGCTGAATTATTAATTTTGAATGATTTTTCAACATCCATATTGGACGGCACTTTTCTTAACCTAGATTTGAAACTTGAAACAATGTTGGAAAAAATTTCAAAAAGCATGGGAATAAAAAATAAAGTAAGAAATGTACTAGCTGTCATTCCACCAATAAAAGTAAATGCAATTGGCTTTAGAAGTTCATTTCCGCTTCCACTAGAAAATGCCATTGGAATAAGCCCTATTATTGAAGTCAAAGAAGACATCAAAATTGGCCTAAGCCTTGAACGACAAGATTCAATAATTGCCTCTCTTAAACCAAAACCCCTC
This genomic interval from Borreliella andersonii contains the following:
- a CDS encoding AMP-binding protein, translating into MSIAKAFFEVADQQKDKIAQIYKVCNGYAHVTYGDLKNNVLKLASFLKSINVKHQDKIFICSENRAEWTVIDFAILSLGAVDIPKGSDVTLFEAEIIFNSVLPSVVILENLNLLDMFVQIKFTVKPIFIIIENLNQEDKLRYSDFEIYTYSDCISFGDNLRKDSEIIEIAGKVDSNDMATIIYTSGTTGHPKGVMLSHANLLYQVSSFSLMVDTQVGQVFMCILPIWHSFQRSFSYNIFLKGMTCLFSTIVPRAMLDDIKNINPHYIAAVPRLWIAIRQNIYKEVSKKPFISRMIFHFFVKSAFLSDICYRAAMGLYPDNGFSLFFPIKKILGIFGLICLFPFKILGNTLIFNKINKILGNNFVVGITGGGSMPVSAARFFNSIGIELANAYGLTETSPGVASNKHKKVIIGTCGKILPGTVAEIRDADGNRLKKPGKGILFVKGPQVMLGYYKDKEATCRIIGSDGFLNTGDIAKLSKDNVVQIIGREKDTIVLNNGENVEPAPIEVKLEESVLIEKAVVVGQDQKFLGALILPNFEEINKYLESIGQKIFDANNRHQIIANNIVLKAINDEIKKLINKANGFKPFEQILKFALLEKPFEVGKEMSIKMDIKRSYILNFYKNEIKNLFI
- a CDS encoding penicillin-binding protein, which gives rise to MAKRMLNNNYRIKTILTIFLGITLLTIYKYFTLMVLNNSPDNIIPLKSNDIAKRGIIYDRNGKPIAFSSKSYSIGTNPQKIENIISTSETLGAILQIDSRILKEKLSSKKGFLYIKRKIKREESDLIKRIQAEGRLSNIALYPDYTRIYPFRHITSNITGFVGTDNLGLEGIEFSLNSILAKDKTKQQFLNQELETNNIYLTIDMDIQQGVSKIAKKYFKENNPESLITLVMNSQNGEILSMVQFPQYDANFYSEYPEEIRKNLSSSLTYEPGSINKIFTVAIILESGKLSLEEKFLDNGIYQKQFPSGEKITIKTLNPPYKYIDSTEILIYSSNVGIAYITEKVSNEYFYKKLLDFGFGEKVGFPFPGETKGLLNHYSKWSGRSKATIGFGQEIGVSAVQILQAASTLGNNGIMLKPRIIKKISNDKGENIKEFDKEEIRKVISKSSAQKVLKMMKEVVNKGGIPNLKIKNLDISAKSGTSQAIDKKTGKYSEEDYTSSILAIYPTEQPKYIIYIVYRYPKKIIYGTRIAAPMAKEIIEFIEHQQNTIAYKKIKMPSKIKIPKTNTNYKNKTYLPNFINLSKREAIDILKYYKNTMKIKIHGEGFVYKQSISPNTKLEDIAELELYLK